Proteins from a genomic interval of Sphingobacterium sp. SYP-B4668:
- a CDS encoding YihY/virulence factor BrkB family protein: MMEDKKKGFVKKNVGILKATGLGFMNEDCLKYSASLAYYTIFSIGPILVLMISLAGIFFGEDAIQGKVFSEMKGLVGPSAARQIQEVIMNLKLSGKSNLALVVSIVTLLIGATTVFGDIQNSINRIWHVRAKPKRGWVKLITDRLLSSSLVISLGFLLMVTLVVNGIILAFTEKLQVYFPDTTVVLLDVINFALSFSVIFILFSIIFRTLPDVKIAWKTVRSGAFFTAILFVIGRFGIGFYLQTSGTESTYGAAGALVLILLWVYYTAAILYFGAVYTREYALANGIPIKPADYAVYVEEKEREREVKEIPIAPKNTSV; encoded by the coding sequence ATGATGGAAGATAAAAAGAAAGGATTTGTTAAGAAAAATGTTGGCATACTCAAAGCCACAGGACTAGGCTTTATGAACGAAGACTGTCTTAAATATAGTGCTTCATTAGCTTACTATACTATTTTCTCCATAGGGCCTATATTGGTGTTGATGATCTCCCTTGCCGGAATATTTTTTGGGGAGGACGCAATACAGGGTAAGGTTTTTTCGGAGATGAAAGGGCTGGTCGGACCAAGTGCTGCAAGGCAGATTCAAGAAGTCATCATGAATCTTAAGCTTTCTGGTAAATCGAATTTGGCTCTCGTGGTCAGTATTGTGACCCTTTTAATTGGAGCGACCACAGTATTTGGCGATATTCAAAATTCCATCAATAGGATTTGGCACGTACGCGCCAAGCCAAAGAGAGGATGGGTGAAACTTATTACCGACCGTTTGCTCTCCTCTTCACTGGTCATCAGTTTAGGTTTTCTATTAATGGTTACCTTGGTTGTCAATGGTATCATCTTAGCATTTACTGAAAAACTACAAGTGTATTTTCCAGATACCACAGTTGTATTATTGGACGTTATTAACTTCGCCCTAAGCTTTAGTGTCATTTTCATCCTCTTCAGCATTATATTTCGCACGCTTCCAGATGTCAAGATTGCTTGGAAGACTGTAAGGTCAGGCGCTTTTTTTACAGCAATTTTATTTGTGATTGGCCGTTTCGGTATTGGGTTTTACTTACAGACATCAGGTACCGAGTCTACTTATGGTGCAGCTGGCGCTCTTGTCTTGATTTTGCTGTGGGTATACTATACCGCAGCAATCCTTTATTTTGGGGCTGTGTATACTCGGGAATACGCTCTTGCTAATGGCATCCCTATAAAACCAGCAGACTACGCCGTATATGTGGAGGAGAAAGAACGTGAAAGGGAAGTGAAAGAAATACCTATCGCTCCCAAAAACACCTCGGTATGA
- a CDS encoding glycoside hydrolase family 130 protein: MSLNVIRKEIYFRPDSRRVLARYFNISVARSIKIVRRVLQMSKQQKTDTLNQVLRNFSKRHRSVVSILEKNYKRTESILKEMDVKAEDVSYKDKLLIGAYFTMEYSIEAAAFFNPSVVIAPDQTQLREGEKRIILSFRATGEGHVSSIVFRSAIIDQDLNIHLDEVGKLLERPKLFKSHRYQKSEFIEKLLQMHDPEEKVLDIIEAKLADSFTYEELRRYVVEMQQENELSLDSKTLMSQIMWLASSHYEMTYSLDTSISERVIFPITDTEKNGIEDARFVCFEGERGRVTYYATYTAYDGFTILPKLMSTRDFIHFKVQPINGKIANKGAALFPRKINGKYAMLCRVDGENNYIAFSEDIINWQQDITLLKEPEYPWEYVQLGNCGSPIETPEGWLVLTHGVGPMREYTLGAILLDLEDPTKVIGRLKEPLLHPNAEEREGYVPNVVYSCGQIIHNDYLIIPYAMSDYASTYAVIKLKDLLSALT; the protein is encoded by the coding sequence ATGTCCCTCAACGTTATCCGCAAAGAAATTTATTTTAGACCTGATTCGAGACGCGTATTAGCACGATACTTTAACATCAGTGTGGCCAGGTCTATCAAGATTGTAAGGCGCGTCTTGCAGATGAGTAAACAACAAAAGACCGACACGCTCAATCAAGTGTTGCGCAACTTTTCCAAGCGTCATCGCAGTGTAGTCAGTATTTTGGAAAAGAATTATAAAAGAACGGAATCCATCTTAAAGGAGATGGATGTTAAAGCCGAAGATGTTTCCTACAAGGACAAGTTGCTGATTGGCGCTTATTTTACAATGGAGTATTCCATCGAAGCAGCGGCTTTTTTTAATCCCTCGGTTGTGATAGCTCCCGATCAGACCCAACTGCGCGAAGGAGAGAAACGTATTATTTTGAGCTTTAGAGCCACCGGTGAGGGACATGTGTCATCCATTGTATTTCGGTCGGCAATCATCGATCAGGATCTCAATATCCATTTGGATGAGGTTGGCAAATTATTGGAAAGGCCTAAATTATTCAAAAGTCATCGGTATCAAAAGAGCGAATTTATAGAAAAGCTGTTGCAAATGCATGATCCCGAAGAGAAGGTGTTGGACATTATCGAAGCTAAATTGGCTGATTCCTTCACTTATGAGGAGTTGCGGAGATACGTGGTGGAGATGCAACAGGAAAATGAGCTGAGCTTGGATAGTAAGACATTGATGTCGCAAATCATGTGGTTGGCGTCCTCTCACTATGAAATGACCTACTCCCTAGACACCTCTATTTCCGAACGGGTCATTTTTCCCATTACCGATACCGAAAAGAATGGAATTGAGGATGCGCGCTTTGTATGTTTTGAAGGGGAGAGGGGGCGAGTGACCTATTACGCGACATATACCGCCTATGATGGTTTCACTATTTTGCCTAAACTCATGTCTACTCGTGACTTTATCCACTTTAAGGTTCAGCCTATTAATGGGAAGATTGCCAACAAAGGAGCAGCACTTTTTCCCCGCAAGATCAATGGCAAATATGCCATGTTGTGTAGAGTAGATGGCGAAAATAATTATATTGCCTTTTCCGAGGATATCATCAATTGGCAACAGGATATTACATTGCTTAAAGAGCCCGAATATCCATGGGAGTATGTGCAATTAGGGAACTGTGGGTCTCCGATCGAAACCCCTGAAGGCTGGCTGGTGTTGACACATGGTGTGGGGCCTATGCGCGAGTATACGCTCGGAGCAATTCTACTGGATTTGGAAGACCCTACCAAAGTGATAGGCAGGCTAAAAGAACCTTTATTGCATCCCAATGCGGAGGAACGTGAGGGATATGTCCCCAATGTCGTTTATTCCTGTGGACAGATCATACACAATGATTATTTGATTATTCCATACGCTATGTCTGATTATGCTTCCACTTACGCAGTCATAAAGTTGAAAGATTTGCTAAGTGCTCTTACGTAG
- a CDS encoding glycosyltransferase family 4 protein, with translation MKTAIIGTYPPRQCGIATFTKDLYKSLTQSSDEDHGIFSISDGTEHFFPEEVVFVIDKNHLHSYLLAAQLINQNYDACIIQHEYGIFGGETGKYIIDLLQHLKVPVVTNLHTVLQEPHANEHRVLRQLSQYSSKLTVMTQRAITMLEQVYQIPSAGVALIPHGVPDFAYNQETAKKKLGLQDKKIMLSFGFLGRSKGIETALDAVAQVKEKDFQYIILGTTHPNILREEGEAYRISLMEKVKALGIEDKVQFVNLFASERLLVQYLSACDIYVTPYPNENQISSGTLSFAIGAGAAVISTPYWYAKDLLAEDRGILFPFRDALALSHTINTLLDQPSELMRYRNNAARYGRQMSWINVGKRHLALLDSLQLDKTMSTIRPDQPGVSKNITPIFPSSNNRLSS, from the coding sequence ATGAAAACAGCTATAATCGGGACTTACCCACCTAGGCAGTGTGGTATCGCAACCTTCACCAAGGATCTTTACAAATCACTCACCCAATCATCGGATGAAGATCACGGAATTTTTTCAATATCAGATGGTACAGAGCATTTTTTTCCCGAAGAGGTCGTTTTCGTTATCGATAAAAATCATTTGCACAGCTATTTGCTAGCGGCCCAACTGATCAACCAAAACTACGATGCCTGTATCATCCAACATGAGTATGGCATCTTTGGTGGAGAAACAGGGAAATATATCATTGACCTATTACAGCATCTGAAAGTCCCGGTGGTGACCAACTTACATACTGTACTACAAGAACCGCATGCTAATGAACACAGGGTTCTACGCCAACTATCCCAATATAGCAGCAAGCTGACCGTCATGACGCAACGAGCCATCACGATGTTGGAACAGGTGTATCAAATCCCATCTGCAGGTGTAGCGCTCATTCCACACGGGGTACCTGACTTTGCATATAACCAAGAGACAGCCAAGAAAAAACTGGGCCTTCAAGATAAAAAAATAATGCTCAGCTTCGGCTTTTTGGGTAGAAGCAAAGGAATTGAAACGGCATTGGATGCTGTGGCACAGGTGAAAGAAAAAGATTTCCAATATATTATATTGGGCACCACTCATCCCAATATTTTGCGAGAAGAAGGTGAAGCCTACCGGATTTCACTGATGGAGAAGGTAAAAGCTCTCGGCATTGAGGATAAAGTACAATTTGTCAACCTCTTCGCGTCGGAAAGGTTGCTGGTGCAATATCTCAGTGCTTGTGATATCTATGTGACGCCCTACCCCAATGAGAACCAAATCAGCAGCGGCACACTGTCCTTTGCCATTGGTGCCGGTGCAGCTGTCATCTCAACGCCTTATTGGTATGCCAAGGATTTATTGGCCGAGGACAGAGGAATATTGTTTCCTTTCAGAGATGCGCTAGCGCTGTCTCATACAATCAATACTTTATTGGACCAGCCAAGCGAATTGATGCGATATAGAAACAATGCCGCCAGGTATGGACGACAAATGTCGTGGATTAACGTAGGGAAACGCCATCTCGCCTTGTTGGATAGTCTACAGTTGGATAAAACGATGTCGACAATCCGTCCTGACCAACCTGGTGTGTCCAAAAACATAACACCTATATTCCCAAGCAGCAACAATAGATTATCCTCTTAA
- a CDS encoding PAS domain-containing sensor histidine kinase codes for MTQAALQSLVESSSLLFFTYDPYLEKFTYLNPAFRSFFELKASTLTLEAFLVMVHPEDRNYLVERLEEIEEESVDGVECRFQLQSGEGILRISAYPIVEEGKKLLVGHAEDVTITKEYNLTITKHNAKKNAILNILSHDLAGPIGVIGNLAEVIKLTSADGGNTKLLSQIDSIHEISKSCIQLIQDFLNQEFLQSVSVPLVRRRIDFVKRMHHFATQYRAAQEELGVQFTCTSNTDVIYIDIDEDKFMQVVNNLISNALKFTPNGGTISLYIEEKETSVILTVADNGIGIPEEHHKDLFEKFSRARRKGLRGEYSTGLGMWIIKTIIEWHGGRIWFESEVDRGTTFYIELPKH; via the coding sequence ATGACTCAGGCAGCACTACAATCTTTGGTCGAAAGTTCGTCCCTTCTATTCTTTACTTACGACCCTTATCTGGAAAAATTCACCTACCTGAATCCTGCCTTTCGATCCTTTTTCGAACTAAAAGCATCAACACTAACGTTAGAGGCATTTCTAGTGATGGTGCATCCCGAAGATAGAAATTATTTGGTGGAGCGGCTCGAGGAGATTGAAGAGGAGTCTGTTGACGGCGTTGAATGTCGATTTCAACTCCAAAGTGGCGAAGGCATACTGCGTATCAGTGCTTATCCTATAGTGGAGGAAGGGAAAAAACTTCTGGTGGGGCATGCCGAAGATGTAACGATTACAAAAGAGTACAACTTGACCATCACAAAGCACAATGCCAAGAAAAATGCAATACTCAATATCCTAAGCCATGATTTGGCAGGTCCAATCGGCGTTATTGGGAACCTAGCAGAGGTGATTAAGCTGACTTCTGCAGATGGTGGTAATACCAAACTCCTCTCACAGATTGATAGCATCCACGAAATAAGCAAAAGCTGTATACAGCTGATTCAAGATTTTTTAAATCAAGAGTTTTTGCAATCCGTTAGTGTCCCACTCGTCAGACGCAGGATAGATTTTGTAAAACGTATGCATCACTTCGCTACGCAATATCGTGCAGCACAGGAAGAGCTGGGCGTACAATTTACCTGCACATCCAATACAGATGTTATTTACATTGATATTGATGAGGATAAGTTTATGCAGGTGGTCAACAATCTTATTTCAAACGCACTGAAATTTACCCCAAATGGCGGAACCATATCCCTCTATATCGAAGAAAAAGAAACCAGTGTCATACTAACGGTTGCAGATAATGGCATTGGTATTCCGGAAGAGCATCATAAAGACCTCTTTGAAAAATTCAGCCGTGCTAGGCGGAAGGGTCTACGTGGCGAATACAGCACCGGCTTAGGAATGTGGATTATCAAGACAATAATAGAATGGCATGGAGGTAGAATCTGGTTTGAAAGTGAAGTAGACCGAGGAACGACTTTCTATATCGAACTTCCTAAACATTGA
- a CDS encoding ATP-binding response regulator, with amino-acid sequence MILIVDDQVENIYSLQKLLESKDFLVDTALSGEEALKKVLKNDYALIIMDVQMPGMDGFEVAETLSGFNKTKEIPVIFLSAVNKDKKFITRGYASGGIDYVTKPVDPDILMLKVKTFYRLYEQTLALNETQRALRSEIEERKRAQQELKDQVDQLHSTLESLPQLAFTADAQGQIEFVNNKWLGYAASATSFPETHPEDPEILSLWLDARMREVPLELEVRIKERQAELFRFHLLRIAPIKEKNNNIKWVGTFTDIDDQKQIEKKKDEFLSIASHELKTPLTSIKAYAQLLSRTIDAPEQDPSRKYINKVQHQVSKLNSLITDLLDISKIENGKLKITKKSFDFENLLSSAIDTIYHTHENSQLDIQRQGDRIEETVVGDEIRIEQVLINYLTNAIKYAPNSNQVVVKTERSEGQIRVSVTDFGIGIPEHKLGNIFGKFYRVEESSLRFQGLGIGLYICSEIIKQHNGTVGTTSQLGQGSTFYFTLPLN; translated from the coding sequence ATGATTTTAATTGTTGACGACCAAGTAGAGAATATTTATTCACTTCAAAAACTACTCGAATCCAAAGATTTTTTGGTCGATACAGCCCTATCCGGAGAAGAGGCGTTAAAAAAGGTATTGAAGAATGACTATGCCTTAATCATCATGGATGTGCAGATGCCGGGTATGGACGGATTCGAGGTCGCCGAGACCCTCTCTGGATTTAATAAGACCAAAGAAATTCCCGTTATTTTTCTATCCGCAGTCAATAAAGATAAAAAATTTATCACCAGAGGATATGCCTCCGGCGGAATAGATTATGTGACTAAACCTGTTGATCCTGATATTCTTATGTTGAAGGTGAAGACCTTCTACCGCCTCTATGAACAGACTTTGGCCCTTAACGAGACGCAACGTGCACTACGCTCCGAAATAGAGGAGCGGAAGCGAGCCCAACAAGAGTTGAAGGATCAAGTGGATCAATTGCACTCTACTCTGGAGTCTCTTCCGCAATTGGCCTTTACTGCAGATGCTCAGGGACAGATTGAATTCGTGAACAACAAATGGCTAGGATATGCTGCTTCTGCCACCAGCTTTCCGGAGACCCATCCCGAAGATCCAGAGATTTTGTCCCTGTGGCTAGATGCCCGCATGAGAGAAGTACCGCTAGAGTTGGAGGTCCGAATCAAGGAAAGGCAAGCCGAGCTATTCAGGTTTCACTTGCTTCGTATTGCTCCCATCAAAGAAAAGAACAACAACATCAAGTGGGTTGGAACCTTCACCGATATCGATGACCAGAAGCAGATAGAAAAAAAGAAAGACGAATTCTTGAGCATCGCGAGCCACGAACTCAAAACTCCCCTCACTAGTATCAAAGCCTATGCACAGCTGCTTTCAAGGACCATCGATGCTCCCGAACAAGATCCTTCTCGTAAATATATCAACAAAGTACAACATCAGGTTTCTAAGTTGAATAGCCTCATTACCGATTTATTGGATATCTCCAAGATAGAAAATGGCAAGCTGAAAATTACCAAAAAGAGTTTTGATTTTGAAAATCTGCTTTCTAGTGCCATAGATACCATCTACCATACCCATGAGAATAGCCAATTAGATATTCAGCGGCAGGGCGATAGGATAGAAGAGACGGTCGTTGGAGATGAAATTCGGATAGAACAGGTCTTGATCAATTATCTGACCAATGCTATTAAGTATGCACCCAATTCCAATCAGGTTGTTGTCAAGACCGAGCGGTCGGAGGGGCAGATTAGGGTGAGTGTCACTGATTTTGGGATTGGCATACCCGAGCATAAGCTTGGAAATATTTTCGGCAAATTTTACAGGGTGGAAGAGTCCTCGCTCCGATTCCAAGGCCTAGGGATAGGATTGTACATTTGTTCGGAAATTATCAAACAGCATAATGGTACTGTCGGCACTACGAGCCAATTAGGACAGGGGTCGACGTTTTATTTCACATTACCTTTAAATTAG
- a CDS encoding response regulator: MPKPFLRNLQVGFGISLILLLASSIASYTSIKEQINNRAKVDHSRRVIASANKVLNDLQNAETGQRGYHLTGKESFLEPYLNSVQSLPRSLTLTQELVADNPAQRRSADTLKSLVESRLGILTNLINIRKQGGEVTLAQLEEGKQYMDSCRQVIASFIDTEGLLLDKRSAELNRSSHYTSIFVVAAAIISLLITLIFYLRIREDFIKREALQQSLKKKDEEIGRRLKVTQRIANQIAGGDYTVHVNDLEQDDLGSLAGSLNEMAGALKHSFDELNNNEWRQTGLAQLNETLVGNKTEQALISDALHHLVNYGGSINGAFYLLEQDKLLLKSAYGLEKHMPRSLSPGEGMVGQVFQEGKLKRFENLHDKDYVVSFANGQLHIEHLLLLPVFVDYRCIGVIELGGIDPFENVQMPFYVEATRNVGIAIAAAKSRDQVQKLLEETQAQTEELQAQHAELENLNTELEAQTQKLQSSEEELRVQQEELVQSNEELEERSQMLEEKNQLIAERNLEIQQKAEELAMSTKYKSEFLANMSHELRTPLNSILLLSRLMSENTEENLNEDQVESAKVIQSSGTSLLSLIDEILDLSKIESGKMELDYQHVPLSDVVHDLNSLFLPIVKDKSLELHITVQPELQSTIEIDRLRLDQVLRNLLSNAIKFTTKGRITLSITEDPRNIDCIVFAVQDTGIGIADDKQKIIFEAFQQADGSTRRKFGGTGLGLSISREIARLLGGEIQLTSKEGEGSTFSLIVPKKKATEVAKPASEELIDIITADVQEVNALVAEIASPNTVYEIPPDVEDDRDHISAGDKVILIVEDDVNFAKALLKFTRQQHYKGVVVVRGDIAAGFALKYRPIAILLDIQLPIKDGWQVMDEIKSNPETRHIPVHIMSSLKVKKESLLKGAIDFINKPVAIEQIGEMFKKIDDALTRYPKKVLIVEENPKHAAALSYFLSNFNIVSEIKSNVEESVQALSSDVVNCVILDMGVPDQIGYETLEAIKKNEGLESLPIIIFTGKNLSHAEEVKIKQYADSIVIKTAHSYQRILDEVGLFLHLVEEKTADVQKRKTNKLGSLSEVLSGKKVLIADDDVRNIFSLSKALEKYQMKVVSATDGKEALEQLNNNPDIAIVLMDMMMPEMDGYETIRLIRKQAPYAKLPIMAVTAKAMTGDREKCIVAGASDYISKPVDTDQLLSLLRVWLYEN, translated from the coding sequence ATGCCTAAACCCTTTTTAAGAAATCTACAGGTTGGCTTTGGAATCTCTTTGATTCTGTTGTTGGCAAGTTCAATAGCATCTTATACCAGTATCAAAGAGCAGATCAACAACAGGGCCAAAGTCGATCACAGTCGGCGGGTCATTGCATCAGCCAATAAAGTGCTCAATGATTTACAAAATGCGGAGACTGGCCAAAGAGGTTATCATCTGACCGGTAAAGAGAGCTTTTTAGAACCCTATCTCAACAGTGTACAATCTTTGCCGCGATCGTTGACGCTCACGCAAGAGCTGGTTGCTGATAATCCGGCGCAGAGACGATCTGCCGATACCTTAAAATCCTTGGTAGAATCTCGGTTGGGTATATTGACCAATCTGATAAACATACGAAAACAAGGTGGGGAGGTCACGCTGGCCCAACTAGAAGAAGGTAAGCAGTATATGGATAGCTGCCGGCAGGTCATCGCCAGCTTTATCGATACAGAAGGTTTGTTATTGGACAAGCGATCAGCCGAGCTCAATAGATCATCGCACTATACGTCTATCTTTGTTGTGGCTGCGGCTATCATTTCACTCTTGATTACCCTTATATTCTACCTGCGTATTCGGGAAGATTTTATAAAAAGAGAGGCGCTTCAACAATCCCTTAAGAAGAAAGATGAAGAAATCGGTCGTCGCTTAAAAGTGACCCAACGAATCGCCAATCAGATAGCAGGTGGCGACTATACTGTCCATGTCAACGATTTGGAACAGGATGATTTGGGAAGTTTGGCCGGATCTCTCAATGAAATGGCGGGGGCCTTAAAGCACTCGTTTGATGAGTTGAACAACAACGAATGGCGGCAGACAGGATTGGCCCAGCTTAATGAAACTTTGGTCGGGAATAAAACCGAGCAAGCTTTGATTTCAGATGCACTACACCATCTTGTCAACTATGGCGGCTCTATCAATGGCGCATTTTATCTATTGGAGCAGGATAAGCTCCTGTTAAAGAGCGCATACGGGTTAGAAAAACATATGCCTCGGTCATTGTCTCCAGGGGAAGGGATGGTCGGACAAGTATTTCAAGAAGGCAAGTTAAAAAGATTCGAAAACCTTCATGACAAGGATTATGTCGTCTCTTTTGCAAATGGACAATTACATATCGAACATTTACTTCTATTACCTGTTTTCGTTGATTACCGTTGTATTGGGGTAATCGAATTGGGCGGAATCGATCCTTTTGAAAATGTACAAATGCCCTTCTATGTAGAGGCTACCCGCAATGTCGGAATTGCGATTGCTGCGGCCAAAAGTCGAGATCAAGTGCAGAAACTTTTAGAAGAAACACAGGCCCAAACCGAAGAGCTGCAGGCCCAACATGCTGAGTTGGAGAATTTAAATACCGAATTGGAAGCACAGACCCAAAAGTTGCAATCATCTGAAGAAGAACTTCGCGTGCAACAAGAGGAACTTGTTCAATCCAACGAAGAATTGGAAGAAAGGTCTCAGATGTTGGAGGAGAAAAATCAATTGATAGCAGAGCGCAATTTAGAAATTCAACAAAAGGCCGAGGAATTGGCCATGAGTACAAAATACAAATCTGAGTTTTTGGCCAATATGTCCCATGAGTTGCGCACTCCGCTCAATTCTATACTTCTTCTCTCTCGATTGATGTCAGAGAATACGGAAGAAAATCTGAATGAAGATCAGGTCGAATCGGCAAAAGTCATCCAGAGTTCGGGTACCAGTCTGTTGAGCCTTATCGATGAGATTCTCGACCTTTCTAAGATAGAGTCGGGAAAGATGGAGCTTGATTATCAGCATGTCCCTTTATCGGATGTTGTACACGACCTTAATAGCCTCTTTCTGCCCATTGTAAAAGACAAATCACTTGAACTCCATATTACGGTGCAGCCAGAATTGCAAAGTACAATTGAGATCGACCGTCTCCGATTGGATCAAGTGTTACGTAATTTGCTGTCCAACGCCATCAAATTTACAACCAAAGGGAGAATCACCCTTTCAATCACTGAGGACCCGCGCAACATAGATTGTATCGTTTTTGCCGTGCAAGATACCGGGATAGGAATCGCTGATGACAAGCAAAAGATAATATTTGAAGCTTTTCAACAGGCGGACGGCTCTACTCGACGAAAATTTGGAGGGACAGGATTAGGGCTTTCCATTAGTCGCGAAATCGCACGATTATTGGGTGGCGAAATTCAGCTGACGAGCAAAGAAGGCGAAGGCAGTACGTTCAGTCTAATCGTTCCAAAGAAGAAAGCAACTGAGGTCGCTAAGCCAGCCTCGGAAGAATTGATTGATATTATTACTGCAGATGTGCAGGAGGTCAACGCGTTGGTTGCAGAGATTGCTAGTCCAAATACGGTGTACGAAATACCGCCCGACGTTGAAGATGACCGTGACCACATATCAGCAGGCGATAAGGTCATTTTGATTGTGGAGGACGATGTTAATTTTGCAAAAGCCTTGCTCAAGTTTACGCGTCAACAGCATTACAAAGGTGTGGTAGTCGTCAGGGGAGATATTGCGGCCGGCTTTGCCCTAAAATATCGTCCTATAGCCATCTTATTAGATATTCAATTGCCCATTAAGGACGGATGGCAGGTGATGGACGAAATCAAGAGCAATCCGGAGACTAGGCACATTCCTGTACACATCATGTCTTCGCTCAAAGTGAAAAAGGAAAGCCTCCTGAAAGGAGCTATTGATTTCATTAACAAACCTGTTGCGATTGAGCAGATTGGGGAGATGTTCAAAAAAATCGACGATGCCTTGACCCGCTACCCCAAGAAAGTATTGATTGTCGAAGAAAATCCTAAGCATGCCGCTGCTCTTTCTTACTTCCTGAGTAATTTCAATATTGTATCAGAAATCAAATCAAATGTGGAGGAGAGCGTGCAAGCGTTGAGCTCGGATGTCGTCAATTGTGTGATTTTGGATATGGGGGTGCCGGACCAGATTGGGTATGAGACCCTTGAGGCCATCAAGAAAAACGAGGGTTTGGAGAGCCTTCCCATTATCATCTTTACCGGCAAAAATTTGTCACATGCCGAAGAGGTCAAAATCAAACAATATGCCGATTCTATCGTTATTAAGACGGCACATTCGTACCAACGAATCTTGGATGAAGTCGGTCTATTCCTTCATTTGGTAGAAGAAAAGACGGCTGATGTCCAAAAACGAAAGACCAATAAGCTTGGTTCGCTGAGCGAGGTTTTGAGCGGTAAGAAGGTCTTGATTGCCGATGATGATGTTCGGAATATATTCTCGCTGTCAAAAGCGCTGGAAAAGTATCAAATGAAGGTCGTTTCGGCCACTGACGGGAAAGAAGCTTTGGAGCAACTGAACAACAATCCAGATATCGCTATCGTGCTCATGGATATGATGATGCCTGAAATGGATGGCTACGAGACGATTCGTCTCATTCGCAAGCAGGCTCCGTATGCCAAATTGCCCATCATGGCCGTCACAGCAAAGGCTATGACCGGTGATCGGGAGAAGTGTATCGTAGCGGGAGCATCGGACTATATTTCCAAGCCGGTGGATACCGATCAATTACTGTCGCTATTAAGAGTATGGTTGTATGAAAACTAA
- a CDS encoding response regulator, producing the protein MDKAKSVLIIDDDNRNIFALRLALKSRGYLVVSANSAEEGIAMLGDGRAIAVVLMDMMMPDMDGYQAIAAIRSSALYGHTPVIAVTAQAMQGDREKCMEAGASDYIPKPIDLDRLLQVIEEVS; encoded by the coding sequence ATGGATAAGGCTAAATCAGTACTGATTATTGACGATGACAATCGCAATATCTTTGCTTTGCGATTGGCGCTAAAGTCTAGAGGATATCTTGTCGTCTCTGCCAACAGCGCAGAAGAAGGGATAGCGATGCTGGGTGACGGTCGCGCTATAGCGGTTGTACTTATGGATATGATGATGCCAGATATGGACGGATATCAAGCGATTGCGGCTATCCGGTCATCTGCGCTATATGGACATACGCCAGTAATTGCGGTAACCGCCCAAGCCATGCAGGGTGACCGTGAGAAATGTATGGAGGCGGGGGCGAGTGATTATATTCCTAAACCCATAGATTTGGATAGACTGTTGCAGGTAATTGAAGAAGTGAGCTAG